DNA sequence from the Acidobacteriota bacterium genome:
GAAGTCGAGGCCCTTCTCGTCCGCGCCTTCTTCATACGTCACGAACTCGAGGAAGTACGGGATGTCGTTGGCGCGGCATTCATCGCCGATGCGTTCCACCCAGGCATGCTTGATGTCGTTGATCTTCTCGCCGTCGAAGGGCGTGTAATACAGCAGGATCTTCAGGCAATCGGCGCCCGCTTCCTTCAATCGGCGCACCGACCAGTTATCCAGCAAGTCGGGCAGGCGGCCGGGACCGGTCTTGTCATATCCCGTCTTCTCGTAGGCGAGCAGCAGGCCGGAATCCTTCGCGCGCTTTTTCGATGCCGGCAGTCCCCACTCCGGGTCGAGCAAGATGGCGGACGCGTGCTTGGTGAGCACCTCCGTCACCAGCGACTTGAACTCTTCCATCTCGCGGTCGCCGATCTCGCCGCCTTTTTCCTTGGCGAGGGATTTCTGCAGCGAGCCGCGCTGGTCCATGGCGGCGGCCGCGATCACACCACGCGCGTTGCTCACCGCCTTCATCCCGGCAAGTTTTCCTGGAGTAAGCTTCATGACTGTTCTCCTGTTAAAAGTTCTCCTGTTAGATCTCTACGGATATTTGTGCGGACGTCGGATGCGCTCTAGAGCGGCAACGGTGCGCAGGGC
Encoded proteins:
- a CDS encoding tagatose 1,6-diphosphate aldolase, whose protein sequence is MKLTPGKLAGMKAVSNARGVIAAAAMDQRGSLQKSLAKEKGGEIGDREMEEFKSLVTEVLTKHASAILLDPEWGLPASKKRAKDSGLLLAYEKTGYDKTGPGRLPDLLDNWSVRRLKEAGADCLKILLYYTPFDGEKINDIKHAWVERIGDECRANDIPYFLEFVTYEEGADEKGLDFATKKPQAVIGAMKEFTKDRYGVDVLKVEIPINMKFVEGTKAFGGEKAYSRQDALKLFKDAAAVTTKPFIYLSAGVSNAEFTESLELAAESGVKFNGVLCGRATWKDGIPVYAKQGAEAFRKWLESEGVKNIENVNARLKAATPWFEIYGVKEAALVGA